One window from the genome of Hyphomonas neptunium ATCC 15444 encodes:
- a CDS encoding ANTAR domain-containing response regulator, with protein sequence MRVLLVDHNEQRRALVLEGLRDVSDMVVHFASGTLTMLDQIARHSPDLVIIACDTPARDTLEDLKRVTQTNPKPIVMFVDRSAPEETEEALRAGVAAYVVDGLSASRVRSVLDLAKARFRVMQDAREDIARARAQLEDRKAMDRAKGLLMKRRGIDEPAAFALLRKSAMDRCITIAAVAREILASEQLLGGEE encoded by the coding sequence GTGCGCGTCCTTCTGGTTGATCATAATGAACAGCGCCGCGCCCTCGTGCTGGAAGGATTACGCGATGTCTCCGATATGGTTGTGCATTTCGCGTCCGGCACGCTGACCATGCTGGATCAGATTGCGCGCCATTCGCCCGATCTGGTGATTATTGCCTGTGACACCCCGGCGCGCGACACTCTCGAAGATCTCAAACGGGTCACGCAGACCAACCCGAAGCCCATTGTCATGTTCGTCGACCGCAGCGCGCCGGAAGAGACAGAAGAGGCCCTGCGCGCAGGCGTGGCCGCCTATGTTGTGGACGGGCTTTCGGCATCGCGGGTGCGCTCGGTGCTCGACCTTGCCAAGGCCCGCTTCCGCGTGATGCAGGACGCGCGCGAGGATATTGCCCGCGCGCGCGCGCAGCTGGAAGACCGCAAAGCGATGGACCGTGCCAAAGGCCTGCTGATGAAGCGGCGCGGGATTGATGAGCCGGCGGCCTTCGCGCTTCTACGCAAATCTGCCATGGACCGGTGCATCACGATTGCGGCGGTCGCCCGCGAGATCCTCGCTTCGGAGCAATTGCTGGGAGGGGAAGAATGA
- the nirB gene encoding nitrite reductase large subunit NirB, whose protein sequence is MPEVPYPLPKRHRLVIVGNGMAPGRMLEHLFEHGGKDFDVKIFNAEPRVNYDRIMLSPVLSGEKTFDDIVIHGDGWYIEHGITLYKGHRVVAIDRQLKTVTSDQGEVARYDTLVLATGSDPLILPVPGASLSGVLSYRDLDDVTAMMLAAQPGHKAVVIGGGLLGLEAAAGLQARGMEVTVVHLMPTLMERQLDASAGYLLQKELEARGIRVLCGAKTRAVLGETRAEGLELEDGTTLDASLVVMAVGIRPNAALARGAGLNVGRGIRVDAQMGTSDPDILALGECAEVDGRVYGLVAPLYEMAKAAAARLAGDETITFRHADTATKLKVTGINLYSLGDFASESDREDIVLRDAARGIYKRVVLRENRVIGAVLYGDTRDGPWLSDLKKRDVDIGDIRETLIFGQNAQGAALDPLATVAALPDDAEICGCNGVCKGKIVTTIRTKNLTTLDAVRAHTKASASCGSCTGLVENLMSLVLGDGYQAGAAKTMCPCTPLGHGEVRRLIKVKTLTSIPAVMQELGWSTPDGCAKCRPALNYYLLCDWPDTYTDDPQSRFINERAHANIQKDGTFSVVPRAWGGVTSSKELRAIADVVDRFEIPMVKYTGGQRIDLLGVKKEDLPAVWADLNAAGMVSGHAYAKGLRTVKTCVGSEWCRFGTQDSTGLGIRLEKFLWGSWTPAKVKLAVSGCPRNCAEATCKDIGVICVDSGYEIHFAGAAGLEIRGTEKLGLVRTEDEAVEVIAALLQMYREQGFYLERIYKWAARIGTPVISEQILADPERRRDYFERFIVSQKKAQIDPWAERVAGLERQEFVSLTPQLPGGVS, encoded by the coding sequence ATGCCTGAAGTCCCTTATCCCTTACCAAAGCGACATCGCCTGGTCATCGTCGGCAATGGCATGGCGCCCGGCCGCATGCTCGAACATCTGTTCGAGCACGGAGGGAAAGACTTCGACGTCAAGATCTTCAATGCCGAACCGCGCGTCAATTATGACCGCATCATGCTTTCCCCCGTATTGTCCGGCGAGAAGACATTCGACGACATCGTGATCCATGGCGATGGCTGGTACATCGAGCACGGGATCACTCTCTATAAGGGCCACCGCGTCGTAGCAATTGACCGGCAGTTAAAAACCGTGACGTCCGATCAGGGTGAGGTCGCCCGCTACGATACGCTCGTCCTGGCGACGGGCTCCGACCCCCTGATCCTGCCGGTTCCGGGCGCCAGCCTCAGCGGCGTCCTCTCCTACCGCGACCTGGATGACGTCACCGCGATGATGCTGGCCGCGCAGCCCGGTCACAAGGCCGTGGTCATCGGCGGCGGCCTGCTCGGGCTGGAAGCGGCGGCCGGGCTTCAGGCTCGCGGCATGGAGGTGACGGTCGTTCACCTGATGCCGACCCTGATGGAGCGTCAGCTTGATGCGTCCGCCGGCTACCTCCTGCAGAAGGAACTGGAGGCGCGCGGCATCCGGGTCCTCTGCGGCGCAAAAACCCGGGCCGTGCTCGGGGAAACCCGCGCCGAAGGCCTTGAACTTGAAGACGGAACAACACTCGACGCCTCCCTGGTCGTCATGGCCGTCGGCATCCGGCCGAATGCGGCGCTGGCGCGGGGCGCCGGGCTGAACGTGGGCCGCGGCATCCGCGTTGATGCGCAGATGGGCACCTCTGACCCCGATATTCTCGCCCTCGGGGAATGCGCCGAAGTGGACGGGCGGGTCTATGGCCTCGTCGCGCCGCTCTACGAGATGGCAAAAGCCGCCGCGGCGCGGCTGGCCGGAGATGAAACGATTACATTCCGGCATGCCGACACCGCCACCAAACTGAAAGTGACAGGGATCAATCTCTATTCGCTCGGCGACTTTGCCTCCGAAAGCGATCGCGAAGACATCGTGCTGCGCGACGCGGCCCGCGGCATCTACAAGCGTGTCGTGCTCAGGGAGAACCGCGTCATCGGCGCGGTTCTTTATGGCGACACGCGGGATGGTCCCTGGCTGAGCGACCTCAAGAAGCGGGACGTCGACATCGGGGACATAAGGGAAACCCTGATCTTCGGGCAAAACGCGCAAGGGGCTGCCCTCGATCCCCTGGCGACGGTCGCTGCCCTGCCCGACGACGCGGAAATCTGCGGGTGTAACGGGGTCTGCAAGGGAAAGATCGTCACGACGATCCGGACAAAGAACCTCACCACCCTCGACGCGGTCCGGGCCCATACCAAGGCATCCGCCTCGTGCGGCAGCTGCACCGGGCTCGTCGAAAATCTGATGTCGCTGGTCCTGGGCGACGGCTACCAGGCCGGCGCGGCCAAAACGATGTGCCCCTGCACGCCCCTGGGTCACGGAGAGGTTCGCCGGCTGATCAAGGTCAAAACCCTGACATCGATTCCGGCGGTGATGCAGGAACTTGGCTGGTCGACCCCGGACGGCTGCGCCAAGTGCCGGCCCGCCCTCAACTATTATCTTCTGTGCGACTGGCCCGATACGTATACGGACGATCCTCAGTCCCGGTTCATCAATGAGCGGGCGCATGCAAATATCCAGAAGGACGGGACATTCTCCGTCGTGCCCCGCGCCTGGGGCGGGGTGACGTCGTCGAAGGAATTACGGGCCATTGCGGACGTTGTCGACAGGTTCGAGATACCGATGGTCAAATATACCGGCGGCCAGCGGATTGACCTGCTGGGCGTGAAAAAAGAAGACTTGCCGGCTGTCTGGGCGGATCTGAATGCCGCCGGCATGGTGTCGGGGCATGCCTATGCCAAGGGACTGCGCACGGTGAAGACCTGCGTCGGGTCAGAATGGTGCCGCTTCGGCACGCAGGATTCGACCGGGCTTGGCATTCGTCTGGAGAAATTCCTCTGGGGGTCATGGACCCCCGCCAAGGTGAAACTCGCCGTCTCCGGCTGCCCCCGTAACTGCGCGGAAGCCACGTGCAAGGACATTGGCGTCATTTGTGTGGACAGCGGCTATGAGATCCACTTCGCCGGCGCCGCGGGCCTCGAAATCAGGGGCACGGAAAAACTCGGCCTGGTCCGCACCGAAGACGAAGCGGTCGAAGTGATCGCCGCCCTGCTCCAGATGTACCGCGAACAGGGTTTCTATCTCGAACGGATCTACAAATGGGCGGCCCGGATCGGCACGCCGGTCATTTCTGAGCAGATCCTCGCAGATCCAGAACGGCGCCGCGACTATTTCGAGCGATTTATCGTGTCCCAGAAAAAGGCGCAGATCGATCCCTGGGCGGAGCGGGTCGCCGGACTCGAAAGACAGGAATTTGTATCCCTGACGCCCCAACTGCCAGGAGGGGTGTCATGA
- the nirD gene encoding nitrite reductase small subunit NirD, producing the protein MSHAPLTDLAALEDIPRPGALRIMAGGIRIAVFRTGSDTVYGLEDRCPHKGGPLSDGMVHGACVTCPLHNWTISLETGRAQGADAGRVRTFRTEIRDGRVLIDLTELVPPLNATR; encoded by the coding sequence ATGAGCCACGCGCCGCTCACCGACCTCGCCGCCCTGGAGGACATCCCCCGGCCAGGTGCCCTCAGGATTATGGCTGGCGGGATCAGGATCGCCGTTTTCCGGACCGGATCTGACACCGTGTACGGACTGGAGGACCGCTGCCCGCACAAAGGCGGTCCCCTGTCGGACGGGATGGTTCACGGGGCCTGCGTCACCTGCCCGCTGCACAACTGGACCATTTCCCTGGAAACCGGCCGGGCGCAGGGCGCCGACGCCGGCCGTGTACGCACCTTCCGGACAGAGATCCGGGACGGCCGCGTCCTGATTGACCTGACCGAACTTGTCCCACCCCTGAACGCAACCCGCTGA
- a CDS encoding formate/nitrite transporter family protein, with product MAYLAPTDFVTKMIDAGEAKIFMSTRDTLVRAYMAGAILALAAAFAITVTVQTGNPLAGAILFPVGFCLLYLLGFDLLTGVFTLCPLALIDKRPGVTLGGVLRNWTLVFFGNFAGALTVAVMMAIIFTTGFTEAPNVVGEKIGTIGEGRTVGYAAHGWAGMLTLFVRAVLCNWMVSTGVVGAMLSTSVSGKVIAMWMPIMLFFYMGFEHSIVNMYLFPSGLMLGGDFSFMDYLLWNELPTVLGNLVGGLAFVGLTLYSTHIRPGAARNTPARGIVTSPAE from the coding sequence ATGGCCTATCTGGCACCCACTGATTTCGTCACCAAGATGATCGACGCCGGCGAAGCGAAGATCTTCATGTCGACCCGCGACACCCTGGTGCGGGCCTATATGGCCGGCGCGATCCTCGCCCTGGCCGCGGCGTTCGCCATTACCGTGACCGTTCAGACCGGCAATCCGCTGGCCGGGGCGATCCTGTTCCCGGTAGGGTTCTGCCTGCTCTATCTTCTGGGATTTGATCTTCTGACCGGTGTCTTCACCCTCTGCCCGCTCGCCCTGATCGACAAGCGGCCGGGCGTAACGCTGGGCGGGGTCCTGCGTAACTGGACGCTGGTTTTCTTTGGCAATTTTGCCGGCGCGCTGACGGTGGCGGTCATGATGGCGATCATTTTTACAACCGGGTTTACCGAGGCCCCCAATGTCGTGGGGGAAAAAATCGGCACCATCGGCGAGGGCCGGACCGTCGGATATGCCGCCCATGGCTGGGCGGGGATGCTCACCCTCTTCGTGCGGGCGGTGCTGTGCAACTGGATGGTCTCGACCGGGGTTGTCGGCGCGATGCTGTCCACGTCCGTGTCGGGCAAGGTGATTGCGATGTGGATGCCGATCATGCTGTTCTTCTATATGGGCTTTGAGCATTCGATCGTGAACATGTATCTGTTTCCGTCGGGCCTGATGCTCGGTGGCGATTTCTCCTTCATGGACTATCTTCTGTGGAATGAGCTTCCGACGGTTCTGGGCAATCTCGTGGGCGGTCTCGCCTTTGTCGGTCTCACGCTCTACTCCACGCATATCCGTCCCGGCGCGGCGCGCAATACGCCCGCGCGCGGCATCGTCACCTCGCCCGCGGAGTAA
- a CDS encoding bifunctional protein-serine/threonine kinase/phosphatase: MRPAPLRLSVGQWSDRGQKETNQDFHGALIPQGAVLALKGASFAVADGVSSSRFGGEAAEIAVKSFLTDYYCTSDAWSVKTSARRVLEATNSWLFGQTRARTRGEGADGGYVTTFSALVIKGRVAHLLHVGDGVIGRLRQGAFEPLTEPHRVVLSPAETYLGRALGAGADVEIDYRSVALSEGDLFVLATDGAADHIPWRELSAHLNAQAGDLDLAAARLVAAAKANGSDDNLTVQIIRIDALPESDASDMIRAAQDFPPPPPLDALSEIDGLRILRKLHANARSHVYLVLDPATHRRLVLKAPAAELCADPVLLRRFMMEEWVARRVSSPHIVPAADLGRARSYLYVLLEFVDGQSLRQLMNDQPELPLETVRTLLEQIVAGVRALHRKEIAHGDLRPENILIDGTGGVQLIDFGSAHVAGIADSAIALPPAALGALQYAAPELLLGEPPGRASDQFAIGVIAYELLTGRLPYGAAGGKVRSDKNRRALTYQPATRAGQPLPAWINGALRTATDPLARRRYEALSEFLADLRAPNPRFLRERHAPLIERNPLRFWQGLCALLAALSLFLAIRG, encoded by the coding sequence CTGCGCCCGGCTCCCCTCAGGCTCTCGGTCGGACAATGGTCCGACCGGGGGCAAAAAGAGACAAACCAGGATTTTCACGGCGCCCTCATTCCGCAGGGCGCCGTACTGGCGCTGAAGGGCGCGAGTTTTGCCGTGGCGGACGGGGTGAGTTCCAGCCGGTTCGGCGGCGAGGCCGCGGAAATTGCGGTGAAGAGTTTCCTGACCGATTATTACTGCACGTCGGACGCCTGGTCGGTCAAAACCTCTGCCCGGCGCGTGCTGGAGGCCACCAATTCCTGGCTGTTTGGCCAGACCCGCGCGCGCACACGCGGCGAGGGCGCGGACGGGGGCTATGTCACCACATTCAGCGCGCTCGTGATCAAGGGCCGGGTGGCCCATCTCCTGCATGTCGGCGACGGGGTCATCGGCCGCCTCCGCCAGGGCGCGTTCGAGCCGCTGACCGAGCCCCACCGGGTCGTCCTGTCCCCGGCAGAAACCTATCTGGGCCGCGCCCTGGGCGCGGGCGCCGATGTCGAGATTGACTACAGGTCCGTCGCCCTCTCCGAAGGCGACCTGTTCGTGCTGGCCACGGATGGGGCCGCCGATCATATCCCGTGGCGCGAGCTCAGTGCGCATCTCAACGCGCAAGCCGGTGATCTCGATCTGGCCGCCGCGCGCCTGGTCGCGGCGGCAAAGGCGAATGGCTCCGATGATAATCTCACGGTACAGATCATCCGGATAGACGCGCTTCCCGAGAGCGACGCCTCTGACATGATCCGGGCCGCGCAGGACTTTCCGCCGCCCCCGCCGCTGGACGCCCTGTCCGAGATCGACGGGCTGCGGATTCTCCGGAAACTGCATGCCAACGCCCGCAGCCATGTCTACCTGGTCCTCGACCCGGCCACACATCGCCGCCTGGTCCTGAAAGCCCCGGCGGCAGAGCTCTGCGCCGACCCGGTGCTCCTGCGCCGGTTCATGATGGAGGAATGGGTGGCGCGCCGGGTGTCCAGTCCGCACATTGTGCCGGCGGCCGATCTCGGCCGGGCGCGCAGCTACCTCTACGTGCTCCTGGAATTCGTCGACGGACAGAGCCTCCGGCAGCTCATGAATGACCAGCCCGAGTTGCCTCTGGAAACAGTCAGGACCCTTCTCGAGCAGATCGTGGCCGGCGTCCGCGCGCTGCATCGGAAGGAAATAGCCCATGGCGATCTGCGGCCGGAGAATATCCTGATCGACGGGACGGGCGGGGTCCAGCTGATTGATTTCGGGTCGGCCCATGTGGCGGGCATCGCGGACTCTGCCATTGCCCTGCCGCCCGCAGCGCTGGGCGCCCTTCAGTATGCCGCGCCCGAACTCCTCCTGGGCGAGCCGCCAGGCCGCGCCAGTGACCAGTTCGCGATTGGCGTGATCGCCTATGAGCTCCTGACCGGGCGCCTCCCGTATGGCGCAGCGGGAGGCAAGGTGCGCTCTGACAAAAACCGCCGGGCGCTGACCTACCAGCCCGCCACCCGCGCCGGCCAGCCCCTTCCGGCCTGGATCAACGGCGCGCTCCGCACGGCGACAGACCCGCTCGCCCGCCGGCGCTATGAAGCGCTGTCGGAATTCCTGGCCGACCTGCGCGCCCCGAACCCGAGATTTCTCCGGGAGAGACACGCGCCCCTGATCGAGCGAAACCCGCTGAGGTTCTGGCAGGGGCTGTGCGCCCTGCTGGCCGCGCTATCCCTCTTCCTGGCTATACGCGGCTGA
- a CDS encoding DUF6538 domain-containing protein, which produces MSVFKRGGKYQMRRRVPRRYRGIEPRDIIWISLHTDSESIARSKADLAWAQLGFLERGWPKGRGRQGRAASAAYSQEEG; this is translated from the coding sequence ATGTCTGTTTTCAAGCGGGGCGGTAAGTACCAGATGCGCCGGCGGGTGCCGCGGCGCTATCGCGGGATCGAGCCCCGGGACATCATCTGGATCAGCCTTCATACGGATTCTGAAAGTATCGCACGAAGCAAGGCGGACCTAGCCTGGGCTCAGCTGGGCTTTTTGGAGCGTGGGTGGCCAAAGGGGCGCGGGCGCCAGGGGAGGGCAGCTTCAGCCGCGTATAGCCAGGAAGAGGGATAG
- a CDS encoding GumC family protein has protein sequence MSPADAGQPVARAAPVRLRPRLGVADVLVHLWRAKWLMLLVFLPLFALGLFAALMLPVKYTATARLLVSPAAERAGGSAENLAQSEIELVRSPVVARAALGKVTLARAYPALAAQCSVKDCERIGAELVGASLETWIAPGGGAVSLRLSHSEPAIAAELLNALTRAYLDYRPAVLGEEPALSFGAQRERFEREVGDAEAAIQTYLSQNGLSGLETGAGANQRLYEAANLELMAATARKAQREAELASYRQKLTTLSPDQTLYEEDTSRQRLQELYVQRAELRARLAPNSLALRDLDNRIARIEGLLASQDQTAATVRRGPDPLYQEVQAAIARLEAEVQAASRQQADLHAQIASIEARDQRLRELAPGLAELQRRRDVAAEAARGFGARAAQARARSELAREGAGDVRLLEDAQVPRRGESWRVPAALVAFLLAAFAAFVAGLAHALSRHGFATPGALERTTGLPVLAVIREH, from the coding sequence ATGTCCCCAGCCGATGCCGGCCAGCCTGTAGCCAGGGCGGCGCCTGTGCGCCTGCGTCCGCGCTTGGGTGTGGCAGATGTGCTGGTGCATCTGTGGCGGGCGAAATGGCTGATGCTGCTGGTGTTTCTGCCGCTGTTTGCGCTGGGACTGTTTGCGGCGTTGATGCTGCCCGTAAAATATACCGCAACCGCCCGGCTGTTGGTTTCGCCAGCGGCGGAGCGGGCCGGAGGCAGCGCAGAAAACCTTGCGCAGTCCGAGATCGAACTGGTGCGCAGCCCCGTGGTGGCGCGCGCCGCGCTGGGCAAGGTGACCCTCGCGCGGGCCTATCCGGCGCTTGCCGCGCAGTGCAGCGTGAAGGATTGCGAACGTATTGGCGCCGAGCTGGTCGGCGCGAGCCTCGAAACCTGGATCGCGCCGGGTGGCGGCGCAGTGAGCCTGAGACTGAGCCATTCAGAGCCCGCCATTGCGGCGGAACTGCTCAACGCCCTGACACGCGCCTATCTCGATTACCGCCCGGCTGTGCTGGGTGAGGAGCCTGCCTTGAGTTTTGGCGCCCAGCGGGAACGCTTTGAACGGGAAGTGGGCGACGCAGAAGCAGCGATCCAGACCTATCTCTCTCAAAATGGCCTAAGCGGACTGGAAACCGGCGCCGGCGCCAATCAGCGCCTCTACGAAGCCGCCAATCTGGAGCTGATGGCCGCGACGGCGCGTAAGGCGCAGCGGGAGGCGGAACTTGCCAGCTATCGTCAGAAACTGACCACGCTGAGCCCTGATCAGACGCTGTATGAGGAAGACACGTCGCGTCAGCGCCTGCAGGAACTCTATGTTCAGCGGGCAGAGCTGCGCGCACGCCTCGCGCCCAATTCGCTTGCGCTGCGCGATCTCGATAATCGCATCGCGCGGATTGAAGGCCTGCTCGCCTCGCAGGATCAAACTGCCGCAACGGTGCGCCGTGGACCTGACCCTCTGTATCAGGAGGTACAGGCGGCCATAGCGCGGCTGGAGGCCGAGGTGCAGGCGGCGAGCCGTCAGCAGGCGGATTTGCATGCGCAGATTGCCAGTATTGAAGCGCGGGACCAGAGATTGCGGGAACTCGCGCCCGGCCTTGCAGAGTTGCAGCGGCGGCGTGACGTGGCGGCAGAGGCTGCGCGCGGCTTTGGCGCCCGCGCAGCGCAGGCCCGCGCCCGCAGTGAACTGGCGCGCGAAGGGGCTGGCGATGTGCGGCTTCTGGAGGACGCGCAGGTTCCGCGCCGCGGTGAAAGCTGGCGCGTGCCTGCGGCGCTGGTGGCCTTTCTGCTGGCCGCCTTTGCGGCCTTTGTTGCAGGGCTCGCCCATGCGCTCAGCCGGCACGGATTTGCGACGCCGGGCGCGCTGGAACGCACGACGGGATTGCCCGTTCTGGCGGTTATTCGCGAGCATTGA
- a CDS encoding isopenicillin N synthase family dioxygenase gives MTQYFEPIPYPLWHTDKAGFAEKLGKSFRETGFAVITGHPIQQPVIDDNLAATKAFFALPEAAKETYHDAPGGRQRGYTPFGTENAKGQAQADLKEFWHTGRDLPPGSPYRATMKDTPSVSEVADFDRATHTLYTALDDFGADLLKGVALHLNLPEDWFADKVNFGNSILRLLHYPPQMNPPPEGSVRAGAHEDINVITLLLGAEEAGLEVKHRSGKWLAVNPPPGALVINCGDMLQRYTGGVLPSTTHRVVNPAPERARFPRYSTPFFLHFNQDFMIEALPGCLAEGGKAQPPITAQDFLMERLREIGLVKERS, from the coding sequence ATGACCCAATATTTCGAACCGATCCCCTACCCGCTCTGGCACACCGACAAGGCAGGCTTTGCCGAAAAGCTCGGAAAGTCCTTCCGGGAAACCGGCTTTGCCGTCATCACCGGCCATCCGATCCAGCAGCCCGTGATCGATGACAACCTTGCGGCCACCAAGGCGTTCTTCGCCCTGCCTGAAGCGGCCAAGGAAACCTACCATGACGCGCCCGGCGGCCGTCAGCGGGGGTACACGCCCTTCGGAACAGAAAACGCCAAGGGTCAGGCGCAGGCAGACCTCAAGGAATTCTGGCACACCGGGCGCGACCTGCCGCCAGGTTCCCCCTACCGCGCCACAATGAAAGACACGCCCAGCGTCTCTGAAGTGGCCGATTTCGACCGCGCCACCCATACCCTCTACACGGCGCTGGATGATTTCGGCGCTGACCTGCTCAAAGGTGTGGCGCTGCATCTGAACCTTCCCGAGGACTGGTTTGCCGACAAGGTGAACTTCGGCAACTCGATCCTGCGCCTTCTGCATTATCCGCCGCAGATGAACCCGCCACCGGAAGGCTCGGTCCGCGCCGGCGCGCATGAAGACATCAACGTCATCACCCTGCTGCTGGGCGCAGAGGAAGCCGGTCTCGAAGTGAAACACCGCTCGGGCAAATGGCTGGCGGTGAACCCGCCGCCGGGCGCCCTGGTCATAAATTGCGGCGACATGCTCCAGCGTTATACCGGCGGCGTGCTGCCTTCGACGACGCACCGCGTCGTCAATCCCGCGCCGGAACGCGCCCGCTTCCCGCGCTATTCGACGCCCTTCTTCCTTCACTTCAATCAGGATTTCATGATTGAAGCCCTGCCCGGCTGCCTCGCCGAAGGCGGCAAGGCCCAGCCACCGATCACAGCGCAGGACTTCCTGATGGAGCGCCTGCGCGAGATCGGGCTGGTCAAAGAGCGCAGTTAA
- a CDS encoding DegT/DnrJ/EryC1/StrS family aminotransferase, translating into MPAMGICEWIAAGRAIAEGQLTRYAEKAHFTDEFEQSLREMTGAKHALAVTSGTGALIAALAAAGIGPGDEVLVPAYTWMATATAPVMVGAVPILVDINETLTIDPEDIERKITPYTRAIIPVHMGNAPCDMDAIMAIAKKHGLIVIEDACQSVGVTYKGRALGSIGHLGALSFNKMKNLNIGEGGAVLTSDDQYFARARSYHDLGAMIRGHEDRYNEPAFIGVNMKVNEIQSAMAQVQLRKVLPMLERQRRRRASLAPILARSSQFQVTPHNDAESAISLTVLAPTREAAIALEDRKGIWNRLRDNSKHIYTNWEPIFAKRTFHPKMNPWAWAKREITYTPDMCARTLDILERTCVVNLGLKYPTCVMRRVAKGLAV; encoded by the coding sequence ATGCCAGCCATGGGAATTTGTGAGTGGATCGCCGCCGGCCGCGCCATCGCTGAGGGTCAGCTGACGCGGTATGCCGAAAAGGCACACTTTACGGATGAGTTTGAACAGTCCCTGCGCGAGATGACCGGCGCAAAGCACGCCCTGGCGGTCACCTCCGGCACTGGCGCGCTGATCGCCGCGCTCGCCGCAGCCGGCATCGGACCGGGCGACGAAGTACTCGTCCCCGCCTACACTTGGATGGCCACAGCGACTGCGCCCGTGATGGTCGGCGCTGTGCCGATCCTCGTGGACATCAACGAGACCCTGACGATCGACCCCGAAGACATCGAGCGGAAGATCACCCCCTACACCCGCGCCATCATCCCCGTGCACATGGGCAACGCCCCCTGCGACATGGACGCGATCATGGCGATCGCCAAGAAGCACGGCCTGATCGTCATCGAAGACGCCTGCCAGTCGGTCGGCGTAACCTATAAAGGCCGCGCCCTCGGCTCCATTGGCCATCTGGGCGCCCTCAGCTTCAACAAGATGAAAAACCTCAACATCGGCGAAGGCGGCGCGGTCCTCACCAGCGACGACCAGTATTTCGCCCGCGCCCGCTCTTACCATGATCTGGGCGCCATGATCCGCGGCCATGAAGACCGCTACAACGAACCCGCCTTCATCGGCGTCAACATGAAGGTCAACGAGATCCAGAGCGCCATGGCGCAGGTGCAGCTTCGCAAGGTGCTCCCGATGCTGGAGCGTCAACGCAGGCGCCGCGCCTCCCTGGCACCGATCCTCGCGCGCAGCTCGCAGTTCCAGGTCACGCCCCACAACGACGCGGAAAGCGCCATCAGCCTCACCGTGCTCGCGCCCACCAGGGAAGCCGCCATTGCCCTAGAAGACCGCAAAGGCATCTGGAACCGGCTGCGCGACAACTCCAAGCACATCTACACCAACTGGGAACCGATCTTCGCCAAGCGTACCTTCCATCCCAAGATGAACCCCTGGGCCTGGGCGAAGCGCGAAATCACCTATACGCCCGACATGTGCGCCCGCACGCTCGATATTCTCGAGCGCACCTGCGTCGTGAACCTCGGCCTCAAATATCCTACTTGCGTGATGCGCCGCGTCGCCAAGGGGCTCGCTGTCTGA